The Blattabacterium cuenoti genome includes a region encoding these proteins:
- the carA gene encoding glutamine-hydrolyzing carbamoyl-phosphate synthase small subunit: MENNKIRNRAILMLEDGTRYEAYHFGAPVSSSGEVVFNTAMTGYTESMTDPSYKGQILTYTYPIIGNYGIPSSSCKEYESIPKFYESDRIQVSGLIISYYSNRPYHWNMSLSLSDWLSKNGVPGLFGLDTRFIAKKLRKKGGSMLGKILMKNENLPFYDPNQDNLSEKVSIHEKITYGNGKYKILLVDFGLKNNILRCLLRRNCTIIRVPWDYDFTNEEFDGLVLSNGPGNPKIYEKPIHYIRIAMKKERPIFGICLGNQLLGIAAGGDTYKLKYAHRGHNQPVLSLKTGKCFITSQNHGYVLDAINLPKEWEIFFKNLNDDTCEGIIHDYKPFFSVQFHPEASGGPTDTEFLFDLFINSIVRSNN; the protein is encoded by the coding sequence ATGGAAAATAATAAAATAAGAAACAGGGCTATCCTTATGTTAGAAGATGGAACAAGGTATGAAGCTTATCATTTCGGAGCACCAGTATCCTCTTCTGGAGAGGTTGTATTTAATACAGCTATGACCGGTTATACAGAAAGTATGACGGACCCCTCTTACAAAGGGCAAATCCTTACTTATACTTATCCGATAATAGGAAATTATGGAATTCCATCTTCTTCTTGTAAAGAATATGAATCTATTCCTAAATTTTATGAATCCGATAGAATTCAAGTATCTGGGCTTATTATTTCTTATTATTCTAACAGACCGTATCATTGGAATATGAGTTTATCTCTATCTGATTGGTTATCTAAAAATGGAGTTCCTGGATTATTTGGCCTAGACACCAGATTCATTGCAAAAAAACTTAGAAAAAAAGGAGGATCTATGTTAGGTAAAATTTTAATGAAAAATGAAAATCTTCCTTTTTATGACCCAAATCAGGATAACCTTTCTGAAAAAGTCTCTATTCATGAAAAAATCACATATGGAAATGGAAAATATAAAATATTGCTCGTAGACTTTGGTTTAAAGAATAATATTTTACGTTGTCTCTTGAGAAGAAATTGTACTATTATAAGGGTTCCATGGGATTATGATTTTACAAATGAAGAATTTGATGGATTGGTTCTTTCTAATGGTCCTGGAAATCCTAAAATTTATGAAAAACCTATACATTATATTCGTATAGCTATGAAAAAAGAACGACCTATATTTGGTATATGTTTGGGAAATCAACTTTTGGGAATTGCAGCAGGAGGTGATACTTATAAATTAAAATATGCACATAGAGGTCATAATCAGCCAGTTTTATCACTAAAAACAGGAAAATGTTTTATTACATCACAAAACCATGGATATGTTTTGGATGCAATAAATCTTCCTAAAGAATGGGAAATTTTTTTTAAAAATTTAAATGATGATACTTGCGAAGGAATCATTCATGATTATAAACCTTTTTTTTCGGTACAGTTTCATCCAGAAGCTTCAGGTGGACCTACGGATACCGAATTTTTATTCGATCTTTTTATCAATTCAATTGTTAGAAGCAATAATTAA
- a CDS encoding aspartate aminotransferase family protein, with amino-acid sequence MKLFDVYPILDIELNKSKGSYLFDVKGNMYLDFYGGHAVISIGHSHPYYVKSLTEQIHKISYYSNSVYISQKYKLANLLGKISGYKDYSLFICNSGTESNENALKIASFHTGKKKVIAFKGSFHGRTSGSVSVTDNYKLVSPFNAQHETIFIDYQNVDSLEEELKNKDVCALITEGIQGISGIVDPGLDFFCKVRDLCNKYDTVLIIDEVQSGYGRTGSFFSHQFYPVKPDLITIAKGMGNGFPIGGVLIHPKFKPYYGMLGTTFGGNHLACTAGIAVLEIIQKENLIENAKKMGKILLQELRLIPEIKKIRGRGLMLGVEFDFPIQDLKNILIYKEKVFIGISNNPYVLRLLPPMNINVSHIKLFLTKLKNALAYLYKKNGK; translated from the coding sequence ATGAAATTATTTGACGTTTATCCTATTCTAGATATAGAATTAAATAAAAGCAAAGGATCTTATTTGTTTGATGTGAAAGGAAATATGTATTTAGATTTTTATGGAGGACATGCTGTGATTTCGATTGGTCATTCACATCCATATTATGTAAAATCCTTAACTGAACAGATTCATAAAATATCCTATTATTCTAATAGTGTTTATATTTCTCAAAAATATAAATTGGCGAATCTTCTTGGAAAGATATCAGGATATAAAGATTATTCCTTATTTATATGTAATTCTGGGACAGAATCTAATGAAAATGCATTGAAAATAGCTTCTTTTCATACAGGAAAAAAAAAGGTTATTGCTTTTAAGGGATCTTTCCATGGAAGAACAAGTGGAAGTGTATCGGTTACGGATAACTATAAATTAGTATCCCCTTTTAATGCTCAACATGAAACTATATTTATAGACTATCAAAATGTTGATTCTTTAGAAGAAGAATTAAAGAACAAAGATGTCTGTGCTTTAATTACTGAAGGAATACAAGGAATATCTGGAATTGTAGATCCAGGGTTAGACTTTTTTTGTAAAGTTAGAGATCTTTGTAATAAATACGATACAGTGTTGATTATTGACGAAGTTCAAAGTGGATATGGAAGAACAGGATCTTTTTTTTCTCACCAATTCTATCCTGTAAAACCAGATTTAATTACTATAGCTAAGGGGATGGGAAATGGGTTTCCTATAGGTGGGGTACTCATACATCCTAAATTTAAACCATATTATGGTATGTTAGGGACTACTTTTGGTGGAAATCATTTAGCTTGTACAGCTGGAATTGCTGTATTAGAAATCATTCAAAAAGAAAATTTAATTGAAAATGCAAAAAAAATGGGAAAAATACTGTTACAAGAATTGCGTCTCATTCCTGAGATTAAAAAAATAAGGGGGAGAGGGCTCATGCTAGGAGTAGAATTTGATTTTCCTATTCAGGATTTAAAAAATATTTTAATTTATAAAGAGAAAGTATTTATTGGAATATCTAACAATCCATATGTTTTACGATTACTTCCTCCGATGAATATTAACGTAAGTCATATCAAATTATTCCTTACAAAATTAAAGAATGCCTTAGCATATCTATATAAAAAAAATGGAAAATAA
- the argC gene encoding N-acetyl-gamma-glutamyl-phosphate reductase: MIEIGIIGGAGYTAGELIRLMIHHPKIKIKSIVSRSHTGELIHLVHQDLLGEIKDMKFTRDLKKEIDVVFLCSGHGQSRKELNHISEITKVIDLSQDFRIMNESSFKKRNFVYGLPELQKETIKKSNNIANPGCFATAILLAILPLAKNQLLKNNIHISAITGSTGSGREQSETNHFSWRNNNISVYNIFQHQHLQEIEQTIHQVQNNFCSKVYFIPYRGNFSRGIITTLYTYSTFSLKKNREIYKEYYKNHPFVNISDINIDVKQVVNTNKCILYLVKEKDKLVVVSIIDNLIKGASGQAIQNMNLIFNLDETCGLKLKSVRF, translated from the coding sequence ATGATTGAAATAGGTATTATTGGAGGTGCTGGATATACTGCTGGAGAATTAATTAGATTGATGATTCATCATCCAAAAATAAAAATAAAAAGTATAGTTAGTAGAAGTCATACAGGAGAATTGATTCATTTGGTTCATCAAGATCTATTAGGAGAAATAAAAGATATGAAATTTACTCGTGATTTAAAAAAAGAAATAGATGTAGTATTTCTTTGTTCAGGACATGGACAATCTAGAAAAGAATTGAATCACATATCAGAAATAACAAAAGTCATTGATTTAAGTCAAGATTTCAGAATCATGAATGAATCCTCTTTTAAAAAGAGAAATTTTGTCTATGGATTACCAGAGTTACAAAAAGAAACAATAAAAAAATCGAATAATATAGCCAATCCTGGATGTTTTGCTACAGCTATTCTTTTAGCAATTTTGCCATTAGCTAAAAATCAATTATTAAAAAATAATATTCATATTAGTGCTATAACTGGTTCTACAGGATCTGGAAGGGAACAGAGTGAAACGAACCATTTTAGTTGGAGGAATAATAATATTTCTGTTTACAATATCTTTCAACATCAACATTTACAGGAAATCGAACAAACCATTCATCAAGTACAAAATAATTTTTGTTCTAAAGTTTATTTTATCCCTTATAGAGGAAATTTCTCAAGAGGAATTATAACCACTTTATATACTTATTCTACTTTTTCTTTAAAAAAGAATAGGGAAATATATAAAGAATATTATAAAAATCATCCATTTGTAAATATTTCTGATATTAACATCGATGTAAAACAAGTAGTCAATACTAATAAATGTATTTTATATCTTGTTAAAGAGAAGGATAAATTGGTTGTTGTTAGTATTATAGATAATCTTATAAAAGGAGCTTCTGGTCAAGCCATACAAAATATGAATCTTATATTTAATTTGGATGAAACTTGTGGTTTAAAATTGAAATCCGTTCGTTTCTAA
- a CDS encoding argininosuccinate synthase domain-containing protein — protein sequence MKIKVRVSHEEDTKYASLICQKIEESAKSRGTGIEKKDPEYIKSKMIHGNAVIAFCDEKLAGFSYLDIFQNKEFVVNSGLIVLPEFRKQGLAKIIKIEIFKLSRKKYPNSKIFSITTSNPVIKINTELGFKPVAFSELTQSEKFWGGCQSCANFDILTRNHRKMCLCTGLLYDPNADKKKNNKKKLGSYNRNNYLSTGDKIVLAYSGGLDTSYCLKYLIREKYEVHTVIINTGGFNKDELEKIEKRALSIGSQSHKTIDSIEEYYQNCIKYLIFGNILKNNTYPLSVSSERIFQAIKIAQYATFIQAKAIAHGCTGAGNDQIRFDIAFQIICPEKITLSPIRDMKVSREEEIEYLKNQGISICWDQAKYSINKGIWGTSIGGKETLTSSHDFPEEAYPTKLSRKKRENLELEFEKGELVGVNQEKGKAIKNIIKIEKIASEFAIGRGIHIGDTILGIKGRVAFEASAAIIIIKAHHLLEKHILTKWQLYWKEQLSNWYGMLLHEAQYLDPVMRDIEKFLKSTQERLTGTVDMILYPYRFHLVGIKSKFDLMESSNMAQYGEMNYAWSAEDVRGFTKILSNQMKMYHNLNKKEK from the coding sequence ATGAAAATCAAAGTTAGAGTATCTCATGAAGAGGATACAAAATACGCTTCCTTAATTTGTCAGAAAATTGAGGAATCAGCAAAGAGCAGAGGAACTGGAATCGAAAAAAAAGATCCGGAATATATAAAATCAAAAATGATTCATGGAAATGCAGTAATTGCTTTTTGTGATGAAAAATTAGCGGGATTCAGTTATCTTGATATTTTTCAAAATAAAGAATTTGTAGTTAATTCCGGTTTAATTGTTCTTCCTGAATTTAGAAAACAAGGATTGGCAAAAATTATTAAAATTGAAATATTTAAACTTTCCAGAAAAAAATATCCAAATTCAAAAATCTTTAGCATAACAACAAGTAATCCGGTTATAAAAATCAATACGGAATTGGGATTTAAACCTGTTGCTTTTAGTGAACTAACCCAATCAGAAAAATTTTGGGGGGGATGCCAAAGCTGCGCAAACTTTGATATATTAACCAGAAATCATAGAAAAATGTGTTTATGTACAGGTCTTTTATATGATCCTAATGCAGATAAAAAGAAAAATAATAAAAAAAAATTAGGATCATATAATAGAAATAATTATTTATCTACAGGAGATAAGATCGTTTTAGCTTATAGTGGAGGATTGGATACTTCTTATTGTTTAAAATATCTCATCCGAGAAAAATACGAAGTTCATACAGTTATTATTAATACAGGAGGATTCAACAAAGATGAGTTAGAAAAAATTGAAAAAAGAGCTCTAAGCATTGGTTCTCAGTCTCACAAAACAATTGATTCCATAGAAGAATATTATCAAAACTGTATAAAATATCTTATATTCGGAAATATTCTTAAGAATAATACTTATCCGCTTTCAGTAAGTTCCGAAAGAATTTTTCAGGCTATTAAAATAGCTCAGTATGCAACTTTTATTCAAGCGAAAGCAATTGCTCATGGGTGTACAGGAGCTGGAAACGATCAAATTAGATTTGATATAGCCTTTCAAATTATTTGTCCAGAAAAAATAACTTTATCTCCTATAAGAGATATGAAAGTTTCTAGAGAAGAAGAGATTGAATATTTGAAGAATCAAGGAATATCTATTTGTTGGGATCAAGCAAAATACTCGATTAACAAAGGGATTTGGGGAACGAGTATAGGAGGAAAGGAAACACTTACTTCTTCTCACGATTTTCCGGAAGAGGCTTATCCAACCAAATTAAGTAGAAAAAAAAGGGAGAACTTAGAACTAGAATTTGAAAAAGGAGAACTAGTAGGTGTTAATCAAGAAAAAGGGAAAGCTATAAAAAATATAATCAAGATTGAAAAAATAGCCTCAGAATTTGCTATAGGAAGAGGAATTCACATAGGAGATACGATTTTGGGTATTAAGGGAAGAGTCGCTTTTGAAGCTTCAGCTGCAATTATTATTATTAAGGCACATCATCTATTAGAGAAACATATTCTCACGAAATGGCAACTTTATTGGAAAGAACAACTCTCTAATTGGTATGGTATGTTACTTCATGAAGCTCAATACTTAGATCCTGTCATGCGTGATATAGAAAAGTTTTTAAAAAGTACACAAGAAAGATTGACCGGGACTGTAGATATGATTCTCTATCCTTATAGATTTCATTTAGTAGGGATCAAATCTAAATTTGATTTAATGGAATCTTCTAACATGGCTCAATATGGAGAAATGAATTATGCTTGGAGTGCAGAAGATGTGAGGGGTTTTACAAAGATTTTGAGCAATCAAATGAAAATGTATCATAACTTAAATAAAAAAGAAAAATGA
- the dnaE gene encoding DNA polymerase III subunit alpha — MYLIVDTETTGLPISYNFPITHTDNWPRIVQFSWQSHDILGNLIEFKNFIIKPDHYDIPFNAFKIHGITNDKAEKYGVDLSFVLREFRNSLEKSQCLIGHNLEFDRKVIESEFFRKKTEISFLKKKILDTKVVSVSYCKLSGNRKKFKWPTLSELYQKLFEENIPNLHNAANDVKATARCFLELLRIGIISHQDIGMEENTILKFKNKYSSKISSSIVSFDSSLSFPTSAVEKKEKINFNNNGERLKEELKKKKYSHIHNHTYFSILYSTVDIQSLVDRAIRFNMPAVAITDYGNLMGSFRFLNAIHSINKKYYPQKSIKGIIGCEVFFSNNYLQKKFTKDEPDKRYQQVFLSKNKKGYHNLAKLCSLGFTEGFYAGVPRVGKELIEKYKENLIALTGDLNAEIPYTILNYGERKAEKIFLWWKELFGDDFYIELLRHGLEEEDHVNNILLKFSKKYHVKYIVQNNTFYLDQNEANAHDILLCVKNGEKQSTPIGKGKGYRFGFPNHEFYFKSSEEMKKIFSDLPESFDFLEELINKIESYHLSHKILLPKFQIPKFFEDPMDKMDGGNRGENRFLKKITYEGAKKRYKNFTKKIQERIIFELKTIEKIGYPGYFLIVHNFIHQARKMNISVGPGRGSVAGSVVAYCLGITNIDPIKYHLLFERFLNPDRISLPDIDIDFDDKGREKIIEWVVQKYGKHQVAQIITYATMGAKSSIRDTGRVLNLSLKETDFLAKMIPNMLSLKTILSENYSIEKINKEEINNIQKIRKIANNKDSLEGKVLQQAKILEGTIRSTGIHACGIIISPYDIKEYIPVSVSKESDLLLTQFDNHVVEHAGLLKMDFLGLKTLTIIKDAVNLVKKRRKNINTEFLFPLEDKKTYYLFQKGETIAVFQYESPGMQKYLRQLKPDKFDDLIAMTALYRPGPLQYIPNFISRKHGKEAITYDLPEMEEFLKETYGITIYQEQVMLIAQKIADFSKGDADILRIAMGKKQKEVLNKMRNQFIEKAMIKGYSKNILEKIWKDWEYFSCYAFNKSHATCYAYIAFQTAYLKAHFPYEYMASVLSNNMHNIKQLTFFIEECKKMNIPVINPDINNSNSFFEVTDQNSIRFGLTGIKGVGENAVKIILQEREKNGPFTSIFDLVKRIDLRIVNKKTLESLILSGSLDCFHIHREQYFHIGFDEKLNVLEKTIRFGSKFQKAKNKNIEMKVDPPVIMECDLWSNIYKLSKEKEVLGVYASAHPLDDYYYEMKYFTNISLDQLNKKESILVGKKIHICGLLSKVEKKTYVKSGIKYGLFLLEDYNSSKEFRIYGQQYLKYEPILLSNSLLYLCFSLEKSKYKEYKINIFHIENLKDVLQKLVLKLIVKININDLNNTIISNIEKLFSQQIGNKKLNIVLYDKENRIFLNFESRKYGIDINSSFLKKLEKINGLNFCLN; from the coding sequence ATGTACCTCATTGTTGATACAGAAACAACAGGATTGCCTATATCCTATAATTTTCCAATTACTCATACAGATAATTGGCCAAGAATTGTACAATTCTCATGGCAAAGTCATGATATTCTAGGAAATTTAATAGAATTTAAAAATTTTATTATCAAGCCTGATCATTATGATATTCCTTTCAATGCTTTTAAAATTCATGGGATTACTAATGATAAAGCTGAAAAATATGGAGTCGATTTGAGTTTTGTTCTTCGTGAATTTCGAAATTCTCTTGAAAAGTCTCAATGTTTAATTGGACATAATTTAGAATTTGATAGAAAAGTTATAGAAAGTGAATTTTTTAGAAAAAAAACAGAAATTTCTTTTCTAAAGAAAAAAATATTAGATACAAAAGTAGTTTCTGTTTCTTATTGCAAATTGTCAGGGAATAGAAAAAAATTCAAATGGCCCACGTTATCTGAATTATATCAAAAACTTTTCGAAGAAAATATCCCCAATCTTCATAATGCGGCAAATGACGTAAAAGCTACGGCTCGTTGTTTTTTAGAGCTACTACGTATTGGAATCATATCACATCAAGATATAGGAATGGAAGAAAATACAATCTTAAAATTCAAGAATAAATATTCATCTAAAATTTCTTCCTCTATAGTATCTTTTGATTCTTCTTTGTCTTTCCCTACATCTGCAGTAGAGAAAAAAGAAAAAATAAACTTTAATAATAATGGAGAGAGATTGAAAGAAGAATTGAAAAAAAAAAAATACTCTCATATTCACAATCACACTTATTTTTCTATCCTTTATTCTACTGTAGATATACAATCCTTGGTTGATAGAGCTATACGTTTTAATATGCCAGCTGTAGCAATAACAGATTATGGAAATTTAATGGGATCTTTTCGTTTTTTAAATGCTATTCATTCTATAAATAAAAAATATTATCCCCAAAAATCGATTAAAGGAATCATTGGTTGTGAAGTTTTTTTTTCAAACAATTATTTGCAAAAAAAATTTACAAAAGATGAACCGGATAAACGGTATCAACAAGTTTTTTTATCTAAAAATAAAAAAGGTTATCACAATTTAGCAAAACTTTGTTCACTTGGGTTTACAGAAGGTTTTTATGCTGGGGTTCCTAGGGTTGGAAAAGAATTAATTGAAAAGTACAAGGAAAATTTAATTGCCCTTACTGGAGATCTCAATGCAGAAATTCCGTATACTATCCTTAATTATGGTGAAAGAAAAGCGGAAAAAATTTTTTTATGGTGGAAGGAACTTTTTGGAGATGATTTCTATATAGAGTTATTACGTCATGGATTAGAAGAAGAAGATCATGTTAATAATATATTACTCAAATTTTCTAAAAAATATCATGTAAAATATATTGTTCAAAACAATACTTTCTATTTAGATCAAAACGAGGCAAATGCGCATGATATTTTGCTTTGTGTAAAAAATGGAGAAAAACAATCAACACCTATAGGAAAAGGAAAAGGTTATAGATTCGGTTTTCCCAATCATGAATTTTATTTTAAAAGTTCAGAAGAAATGAAAAAAATATTTTCTGATCTTCCAGAGTCTTTTGATTTTTTAGAGGAATTGATTAACAAAATCGAATCTTATCATCTTTCACATAAAATATTGCTTCCAAAATTTCAAATTCCAAAATTTTTTGAAGATCCTATGGATAAAATGGACGGAGGAAATAGAGGAGAAAATCGCTTTTTAAAAAAAATCACTTATGAAGGAGCTAAAAAACGTTATAAAAATTTCACAAAAAAAATCCAAGAAAGAATTATTTTTGAGTTAAAAACAATAGAAAAAATTGGGTATCCTGGTTATTTCCTTATTGTTCACAATTTTATTCATCAAGCTAGAAAAATGAATATTTCAGTTGGACCTGGAAGAGGATCAGTAGCAGGCTCCGTTGTTGCTTATTGTTTAGGGATCACCAATATAGATCCAATAAAATACCATCTTCTTTTCGAACGTTTTTTAAATCCGGATAGAATTTCTTTACCAGATATTGATATTGATTTTGACGATAAAGGACGTGAAAAAATAATTGAATGGGTAGTTCAAAAATATGGGAAACATCAAGTAGCACAAATCATAACATATGCAACAATGGGCGCTAAATCATCTATTAGGGATACTGGACGTGTATTAAACTTATCTTTAAAAGAAACAGATTTTCTCGCGAAAATGATTCCGAATATGTTATCATTAAAAACTATTTTATCAGAAAATTATTCCATAGAAAAAATTAATAAAGAAGAAATAAATAATATACAAAAAATTAGAAAGATAGCGAACAATAAAGATTCCTTAGAGGGGAAAGTTTTGCAGCAAGCAAAAATTTTAGAGGGAACTATAAGAAGCACAGGGATACACGCTTGTGGCATTATAATAAGTCCATACGATATTAAAGAATATATTCCGGTTTCTGTGTCAAAAGAATCTGATTTATTGCTTACACAATTTGATAATCATGTTGTAGAACATGCTGGTTTATTAAAAATGGATTTTCTAGGATTAAAAACTCTGACTATTATTAAAGATGCTGTGAATCTCGTAAAAAAAAGACGAAAAAATATTAATACAGAATTTTTATTTCCTTTAGAAGATAAAAAAACTTATTATCTTTTTCAAAAGGGAGAAACGATTGCTGTTTTTCAATATGAATCTCCAGGGATGCAAAAATACTTACGTCAACTTAAACCTGATAAATTTGATGATTTAATAGCAATGACTGCACTGTATAGACCTGGTCCCTTACAATATATTCCTAATTTTATATCTAGAAAACACGGAAAAGAAGCCATAACCTATGATTTGCCAGAAATGGAGGAGTTTTTAAAAGAAACTTATGGAATAACAATATACCAAGAACAGGTTATGTTAATAGCTCAAAAAATAGCTGATTTCAGCAAAGGAGATGCGGATATTCTTAGGATAGCTATGGGGAAAAAACAAAAAGAAGTTCTCAATAAAATGAGAAATCAATTTATTGAGAAAGCCATGATAAAAGGGTATTCTAAAAATATATTAGAAAAAATATGGAAAGATTGGGAATATTTTTCTTGTTATGCTTTTAATAAATCTCATGCTACATGTTATGCCTATATCGCTTTTCAAACTGCTTATTTGAAGGCTCATTTTCCATATGAATATATGGCTTCTGTATTAAGTAATAATATGCATAATATTAAACAGCTTACTTTTTTCATAGAAGAATGCAAAAAAATGAATATTCCTGTGATTAATCCAGATATAAATAATAGTAATTCTTTTTTTGAAGTAACTGATCAGAACAGTATTCGATTTGGTCTTACAGGAATAAAAGGAGTTGGAGAAAATGCTGTTAAAATCATTCTTCAAGAAAGAGAAAAAAACGGACCATTCACCTCTATTTTTGATCTGGTCAAAAGAATTGATTTACGTATAGTGAATAAAAAAACTTTGGAAAGTTTAATTCTATCTGGATCTTTAGACTGTTTTCATATACATAGAGAACAATACTTTCATATCGGATTTGATGAGAAATTAAACGTTTTGGAAAAAACTATTCGATTTGGATCAAAATTTCAAAAAGCAAAAAATAAAAATATTGAAATGAAAGTGGATCCCCCTGTTATAATGGAATGTGATTTATGGAGCAATATATATAAATTATCCAAAGAAAAAGAAGTTTTAGGTGTTTATGCTTCTGCACATCCTTTAGATGATTATTATTATGAAATGAAATATTTTACTAATATCTCATTAGATCAGCTAAATAAAAAAGAATCGATCCTTGTAGGAAAAAAAATCCATATATGTGGACTTTTATCCAAAGTAGAAAAAAAAACATATGTAAAAAGTGGGATCAAATATGGTCTTTTTTTATTAGAAGATTATAATTCTTCTAAAGAGTTCAGAATTTACGGACAACAGTATTTGAAATATGAACCAATTTTATTGAGTAACAGTTTATTGTATTTATGTTTTTCTCTTGAAAAATCAAAATATAAAGAATATAAAATAAATATTTTTCATATAGAAAATTTAAAAGATGTTCTCCAAAAATTAGTACTTAAACTAATAGTAAAAATTAATATTAATGATTTGAATAACACAATTATTAGTAATATAGAAAAGTTATTTTCTCAACAAATAGGAAATAAAAAACTAAATATTGTTCTTTATGATAAGGAAAATAGAATTTTTTTAAATTTCGAGTCTAGAAAATATGGAATTGATATTAATTCAAGTTTTTTAAAGAAATTAGAAAAAATAAACGGATTAAATTTTTGTTTAAATTAA